A window of Daphnia carinata strain CSIRO-1 chromosome 5, CSIRO_AGI_Dcar_HiC_V3, whole genome shotgun sequence genomic DNA:
tcctttagGGATGTTGATATTAGAAAGGGTCTAACGACATTCGCTTAATGAGACAGATGGTCATCAATTCCCTATGAGTTAAGAGACAAATTTTGGTTCtaatccaatttctttttgcgtATCATTTACAGGGGGGAAAGATAGCAGCCGTCTGTGTCACTGTGAATATTTAGAAGAGAGCTGGTTACGTGCGATTACTCGTGTGGTTTACCACATCACAAAACGTTGTACGTGACCGTCATCATGTTCACACCGAACGGTAAGGCCAACCGCAATTTCACCAGTAATAGTCAAATgggaatgtttttttataaacaCATGCTACCTTTCCCTCTCATTAATCATTGACACAACATCTGCACGTTGTGTGGCGAAGCAGAAAAATATGGCGGTGGTGTTgattttatcaaaaaaaaaaagcagaaaatgagTGGATACGTGTTTGGTAGTTGCCATGCCCCCTCTATCCGCCTCCATTTGGAGGGTGAGTCAAGAACGTGAAAATTGACATTTTCAAAGCAGGAACGAGAAAGAAACAGACGAACCAGGTACTTGGCAAAAGGGCTCGAACGTTCGAGCCCTCAAAACAACACGACAGATGGCTCAACGATTCTTACCGCACTTGCGCACTGCGCATCCTGTCATCCCTCACGTAGGCCTCTGTTTCTCCAGCCTTTAAGGGCAAGTATCATAACGTGATTAACTCCTTACAAACTTGATACTAATTTTAGTAATAATGGataatgttttttgtttttcagattTGAACTCTACGGATGAACACGTCGATACGTTTACGCGTTTGACAAGGACAGTTGCAgtaagtgagaaaaaaaaaaagaaatagcctACAGCTGAATTGCTGTGTACTTGGGTGCACATGCTTTCAGTCACGTAGGCTATGGGTACGCACGCTTTCTTTTTCGccgaaaacacacacacggggTTGCTCGCGGTCAGCAGTTGAAAAACCAGTTGTGATGTCAACTTGCTTACtgagaaaaaagcaaacattaTTCCCCGGGAAATAGTTCCGCAATTGGAAATGCATTCGATGCTTACGTAATGAATGCGTGGGTTCAAAAGCGATACTAAATTATAAGTTGAATGGCACTCGCGGCCATTTCTCATTTGACAAAAAATGCACTAAAAATGAGTAAAGTGGGCATTAATAGCTGCCATTTTCTATGGTGGCCGATGTATTtcccttctaaaaaaaaaagaagcaaggtctgtaaaaaaggtttttttgtgtatgtgtttaGGGATCGACGGACAGGGTGGTACGGTAATGGTACGTGGCCGTAGACTCCGCCTCTCACTCACGATtacgtatttttgttttcctccccctccccctcttaACAGTCGGATGGTGTACGTGATCTCCGCAAAATGAACTTCAGTTGGGTCCACACCGTTGGATCCTGACGGTCGCTACGGGCAGTTGctgcaaacattttttcataattttttttttttttaatttttgtataAAGGAAACGTTATTCTCGTACGAAAAGTATACTTATATAGAGGTGTGTTATTTCGAGACGTTGGCTTGTTTGTCAACACTCGTCGAGACAGTTTGACATTTTTGTTAGCAGACGCATATGTAGGCAAGCGGTTTGAATTTCAACCGCAGTGGGTCTCTGCCGGTCGTCCATAAAACGTTActttgaaaaccaaaataatATCTCGTGTGGCAAAGGCCTTCAGTCATGCAAGACAGAATGGAGTGGCTTTTGGATATTAGTCAGTGTGTCGTTCGTGATTTGGATAAGTACGGCATTTGCGTTGTTGACAATTTCATGGGCAAGGAGCGGGCCGAGACGATACATCGCTCGGTCGTTTCCATGTACGAGACGGGCATTTTTGTCGAAGGCGAAACGGTGGGCCTCAAGTCGAGTAAAATAGGCACGGCTAAGAATGTACGGAGCGATAAAATTACTTGGGTCGATGGATCGGAAAACAATTGCACCACTATTGCTCACCTCATTGCGACAGTCGACACGATTATTATGAATTTCATTCGGATAAACAGATTGACACAAACGGGTCATCAAACGCCGATCGGCGGTAGGACCAAggtatatttttcaaatttacatgttttcgtttgattgacatttcattttgatgtagGCGATGGTGTCCTGTTATCCGGGCAATGGTTCACACTACGTCAAACACGTGGACAATCCAAACCGAGATGGCCGATGTATCACAGCCACGTATTACGTAAACAAGGACTGGGATGCAAAGGTATCGTTCCTAATTAATTGGACAAAGAAAGAATGTACTGATGCTTGAAATCTGCCTAAACAGGTATAAAAACTGTCTACCTCTTAAAAATTAACGCAAAAACACTTTGACACATAGGAAACTGGTGGATTGTTGCGAATGTTTCCGCAAGCGTGGCCAACCAAAGTGGTGGACATCGAACCCATTCTCGATCGGatggttttcttttggtcAGATCGTCGGAATCCTCACGAAGTTCAACCGTCCTTCCGCACTCGTTATGCAATTACCATTTGGTATTTCGATGCTAAAGAGAGGGAAGAGGCGAAAGAACGCAATaatgtcaaaacaaatgtGGCCGTTGATAgtcattgattttttattttcatcacAAGTCTTTTGTCCTCAAAGTCATTTCTCTGTGTGCCATTTTCCTAAGCCGCAGTCGACGTTCGCATCCTTTTTTCCCATTATCTATTAAAAATcgtggacatttttttttaatacgatatttcttttaaattgtgattttttttttgtacattaaAAGCAAAGGCGAGGCTCGTTCGCCAACTAATTCGGCGTTAAAATTTCGTTCAAAAATACATTTGGGCAATAAATTGAGCTATATATTGATGCcaattgggtttttttttggcctttgaATATTCAGCGAGCGACGAAAATAAAACTGCAACGCTTACAAAAAAAgtaagtttttttatttagaaaaaatgcaTCGTATTTTTTGCAATCGCAGGATGTGCCTCATATTACGCCGCGATTGAATTTCATAACTGATGGAATGCGTGACCATGGTCTGACGGTTGTTGCACTCGGCTTGTTGGCCGATAAAATCAGGGGCTTTGCTCCTGGACGTCTTTCACTTTTCCAGATTTACATTACCAATATCTGTACTACATAACATCACCTGCTTTACTCTGATATATAACTAAACGATTCTACGGCCGTAGGTGTAAAAAGCCCCTGGAGTACATGTCGATAATACTTATTAACCTTGTATATTACCGTACAAGGCAATCCTCCATTGCATTTACAGGTACTTGTTATGTAAGTAGTAAACGAGTTGTCAACTGATTGTTTGGTGTAATCAACCTAAAACAGCTagcaaacttcttttttcaagtGCAACCATCGTGATGAAGCCGtgactttatttttaagtGAAATTACGTCAATCTATTGCCAATTAGCAAAAAAGGACACTCTTGGCATTGATAAATAGCTTTTTCATGTCGTCACCACGCGTCGCCATTGTCAGCAACTTGGCGTTTGGCAACTTCAACCGGTTCGTAATTTGCCATGGACGACTAActgtttttttaagtattacttttaaaatctttttgtttttactacaATAACTCATACTTATGCAATTTAAATGAATCTCATACGATACGTATAGattcattttcgaaacaagtactgaaatttcattttttatctATTGATAAATCAGCCAAATATTTGGCACTTGGTAAATTTCAATGTTCAGCCATTCTTAATTTTAGTTTAGATAATAGGGTTTCAATTCTGTAGTCCGATGTTAACGGATTTACTTGGTTAGAATGATGACATGATTCTTCGAAATCGTCCCACAGATAATATAAAAATCCTTGACACCTAACACATGCTACGTTGCATTTCGGTAAATGTGCTTTGTATTTCAAGATGTGCTGCTGAAGTGACAACTCACATTTGAACATGTGACAATAGGTGAGCAATTTATTAAAACGTATGCTATTTTAGAGAAACATTATTCGTTACCTGTTTTAGTAGGAAagatttgtttaatttttaatctttgTGTGCTAAAGAAATGGGATGGAGGTGATACAACCCAATGCCACTCCGCTTCCAAAGCTGAAGACAACTTTTAAGCCCCCCTC
This region includes:
- the LOC130703099 gene encoding egl nine homolog 1-like — translated: MQDRMEWLLDISQCVVRDLDKYGICVVDNFMGKERAETIHRSVVSMYETGIFVEGETVGLKSSKIGTAKNVRSDKITWVDGSENNCTTIAHLIATVDTIIMNFIRINRLTQTGHQTPIGGRTKAMVSCYPGNGSHYVKHVDNPNRDGRCITATYYVNKDWDAKETGGLLRMFPQAWPTKVVDIEPILDRMVFFWSDRRNPHEVQPSFRTRYAITIWYFDAKEREEAKERNNVKTNVAVDSH